One window of the Periophthalmus magnuspinnatus isolate fPerMag1 chromosome 17, fPerMag1.2.pri, whole genome shotgun sequence genome contains the following:
- the LOC117384689 gene encoding alpha-amylase-like, giving the protein MKWLILVAGFGLSLAQHNPHLKHGRTSIVHLFEWRWADIAAECERFLGPNGFGGVQISPPSEHIILNNPWRPWYQRYQPIGYKLCSRSGTEAELRDMITRCNNVGVNIYVDAVINHMCGSAGGEGTHSSCGSWFSAPHEDFPSVPYSSWDFNDNKCHTSNGEIQNYGDANQVRNCRLEGLLDLALEKDYVRGKVAEYMNKLIDMGVAGIRVDACKHMWPGDLQNVFGRLHNLNTKWFSSGSRPFIYQEVIDLGGEAISAKEYFHLGRVTEFKYGAKLGTVIRKWNGEKLSYTRNWGEGWGFMPNGDAVVFVDNHDNQRGSGAGGASILTFFESRLYKMAVGYMLAHPYGVTRVMSSYRWDRNFVNGKDQNYWVGPPSNSDGSTKPVTINADQTCGNGWVCEHRWRQIKNMVKFRNVVNGQPHSNWWDNQSNQVAFGRGNRGFIIFNNDDWDLDVTLNTGMPGGTYCDVISGQKENGRCTGKQIQVGGDGRAHFKISSHDEDPFVAIHAESKL; this is encoded by the exons CGCACCTCCATCGTGCACCTCTTCGAGTGGAGGTGGGCCGACATCGCAGCAGAGTGTGAGCGCTTCCTTGGGCCCAACGGCTTTGGAGGCGTTCAG ATCTCTCCTCCCAGTGAGCACATCATCCTGAACAACCCCTGGAGGCCCTGGTATCAGCGCTATCAGCCAATTGGCTACAAACTGTGCTCCCGATCAGGAACTGAGGCCGAGCTTCGCGACATGATCACCAGATGCAACAATGTCGGG GTGAACATCTACGTGGATGCTGTGATTAACCACATGTGCGGCTCTGCGGGTGGAGAGGGCACCCACTCCTCCTGTGGCAGCTGGTTCAGTGCTCCCCATGAGGACTTCCCGAGTGTTCCCTACTCCAGTTGGGACTTCAATGACAACAAATGCCACACAAGCAATGGAGAAATTCAGAACTACGGAGATGCCAACCAG GTCCGTAACTGCCGTCTGGAGGGTCTGCTTGACCTTGCTCTGGAAAAGGACTATGTCAGGGGTAAAGTGGCAGAGTACATGAATAAACTGATTGACATGGGTGTGGCTGGGATCAGAGTGGACGCCTGTAAACATATGTGGCCTGGAGACCTGCAGAATGTGTTCGGACGCCTCCACAATCTCAACACCAAGTGGTTCTCCAGTGGTTCCAGACCTTTCATCTATCAGGAG GTTATTGATCTGGGAGGAGAGGCCATCTCTGCCAAGGAGTACTTCCACTTGGGCCGAGTCACTGAGTTCAAATATGGTGCCAAACTGGGAACAGTGATCAGGAAGTGGAATGGAGAGAAACTCAGCTACACCAG GAATTGGGGAGAGGGTTGGGGTTTTATGCCTAATGGAGACGCCGTAGTGTTTGTGGATAACCATGACAACCAGAGAGGAAGTGGAGCGGGTGGAGCTTCCATCCTCACCTTCTTTGAGTCTCGGCTTTACAAGATGGCCGTCGGGTACATGCTGGCCCACCCCTATGGAGTCACCAGGGTCATGTCAAGCTACAGATGGGACCGTAACTTTGTTAATGGAAAG GATCAGAATTACTGGGTCGGACCTCCCAGCAACAGTGATGGATCCACCAAACCTGTTACCATCAACGCTGACCAGACCTGTGGAAACGGCTGGGTGTGTGAGCACAGGTGGAGGCAGATCAA GAATATGGTGAAGTTCCGTAATGTGGTGAATGGACAGCCTCATTCAAACTGGTGGGACAACCAGAGCAACCAGGTCGCCTTTGGACGTGGCAACAGAGGATTCATCATCTTCAACAATGATGACTG GGACCTTGATGTCACCCTGAACACTGGCATGCCCGGAGGTACATACTGTGATGTGATTTCGGGTCAGAAGGAGAACGGCAGGTGCACAGGCAAACAGATCCAGGTGGGAGGAGATGGCCGCGCCCACTTCAAGATCAGCAGCCATGACGAGGACCCATTTGTGGCCATTCATGCCGAGTCCAAGCTGTGA